In the Theobroma cacao cultivar B97-61/B2 chromosome 1, Criollo_cocoa_genome_V2, whole genome shotgun sequence genome, one interval contains:
- the LOC18614586 gene encoding uncharacterized protein LOC18614586 yields MTQKGNLFKGQKKQKTIPPNRHGKLPHVRKGKRVVKPSKMTKDMDADRELTKFINQCNEIKAATIANKDGGQLNIVKLPPESASDVKE; encoded by the exons atgacgCAGAAAGGAAATCTGTTCAAAGGGCAAAAGAAGCAGAAAACAATCCCTCCCAATCGCCATGGAAAGCTTCCTCACGTTCGCAAAG GTAAGAGAGTCGTCAAGCCATCGAAGATGACGAAAGATATGGACGCTGATCGA GAGCTGACCAAGTTCATAAACCAGTGCAATGAGATAAAAGCTGCCACCATTGCTAACAAGGATGGTGGCCAACTAAATATTGTCAAGCTACCCCCAGAATCTGCCAGTGATGTGAAGGAATAG